A genomic window from Corticium candelabrum chromosome 8, ooCorCand1.1, whole genome shotgun sequence includes:
- the LOC134183235 gene encoding nuclear pore complex protein Nup153-like, translating to MSRKADSEHTRWKVRALTNRQRNRATKPYGISSVGASSNRRTGFIGRVVDFLSPSYWLSKVRAPSEQRGGDDGGERETGRQAQSDETEENNDPADDSSSYVQSGEPNVVSERQGEDKCEEAVVEEGSREQAAHEAHAERQDIHRKGSHSDDQLDSKRTSVSEHLRTQTQPAIQPNTSLEMQQNDYLKSVSKRSRPMFSVASFHSPTSTRIAHPPFQSTFYPGKTMFGGSTAARTMTCKRLRQDVEPAEPVRKKMKAKNVVSQPSSVHSETAKRILDTIDRMSSPLQDARRIAMSSPSVENASPLSFYPTTERPPPVSLLAHHQLPLSFVTTSSANISSHLTSAFPTPQQSPEPQEVANKQPSTTTTWSFLPAVCSASVMTPKKSISLQIEPRQSVLSHTETTSSATTPKQLAYSDASRGSSGGKMRGDRKIVHYKRLSSGDEENIDQPNLPDIPLPIGNSLPVFDLAPTVPASLSQTIPASSNFQFSRPSVKAAKYPSQVIPSGTIHFSFSNPKSPRAETTEGGCVVQSLVTISSQSNMASLSAAVFTKPASWQCESCLVSNSSFSLKCKACGLCKSHIDKGISQSRKNVSSSLSSSSSDQQLTAALFTKPNSWTCEKCMVRNPSNIDTCKACQALRPTCDEKFHALDKMTTRKVVATSASTDIPSSSLESSVLGFNTSHQLTSAVCTKPNTWQCNKCSSSNPSDVTKCTTCQSPKPACTTKSTAATAPLTAAMFTKPNSWKCNMCFISNPPDSMKCKACETSKPGNTTNPASVAAPLTAAMFSKPNSWKCNTCFISNPPDAMKCKACETSKPGNTTNPASVAAPLTAAMFSKPNSWKCNTCFISNPPDAMKCKACETSKPGNTTNPASVAAPLTAEGQCKEVKLPISQPSDVKKQPKLLTQGFKLTGSLVGKSTSTDSSAIGSSSNGFKLSSSLLPSTKGLGAGFDGIPCGNYKISSASSFGEGGFKLVSSSSVSKKCDTSELKGWKLPKEIQESSSQSVSCTAKFGASSQSEITDSRNKETNSGFCIVGTNIPSLPSDRTFRTTTPSVGSELQTSGTLIHPHHDSEKLFTNKPLTIAELAASGQLTVQSAVEEHQETTSKQALDRIEGSKSESKTTDGAISESKQSAGKEIHFLQNVSTSESNAAKQGLEASTIQSESRGKGFQLLVPPVLAKSTDLPTTCSSGSNVHVSESNSGQLGRSPIVTNQSDVFKQQVNQTVNMNSDLFVSSDKTKRTSSGLIGSFNQSRFTLNTDSKSVVAFGNNEMSDFSRTGPFTLSGNIQSKSVGSSTNNQLREVFQSQVQSREESSTNETSQSLQFPTPGSSQQATRQESLQQKPTFNFGVQQQGSQEQQAKSRESFQQKPTFSFGVQQQSSQEQQASSQESLQRPTFNFGVQQQTSRERQANSQESQQKPTFKFGLQREGSQERSLSLFGGVSGSNIQPSGSQQDATFSSKPSFSLQPGADKNQERPIFGTMDLRTASMPSSLQIGQQKQSSMLGQPSALSTTMQPFQFGMNQTQSHPTFRFGSQSGTSLLPASSSSSGLLSNNPFRFPQPGAGGDAPDQAVGMVDVSSGLSDQQQSGGYDFSSSLQSSGSFTFGGDSSVVPTPFANQSASISNMPSRLGGRKTKTAVRRVPKKR from the exons ATGTCTCGTAAAGCTGATTCAGAGCATACTCGTTGGAAAGTTCGCGCACTTACTAATCGCCAGCGAAACAGAGCGACCAAGCCATACGGGATATCATCCGTAGGCGCGAGTAGCAACAGACGAACG GGTTTTATTGGTCGAGTTGTGGACTTTTTGTCTCCATCGTATTGGTTGTCGAAAGTTCGCGCGCCTAGTGAACAACGTGGAGGAGACGATGGGGGAGAGCGGGAAACAGGAAGACAAGCACAGAGCGACGAGACTGAGGAGAACAACGATCCTGCAGATGACAGCAGTTCGTATGTACAATCTGGAGAGCCAAATGTTGTGAGCGAAAGACAGGGAGAAGACAAGTGTGAGGAAGCTGTTGTAGAAGAAGGAAGTCGTGAACAAGCGGCACATGAAGCGCATGCTGAGCGGCAGGACATACACCGCAAAG GATCGCATAGTGATGACCAATTGGACAGCAAGAGAACCTCTGTTTCTGAGCATCTCAGAACTCAAACTCAACCTGCTATTCAACCTAACACTAGTCTTGAAATGCAGCAAAATGATTACTTGAAGTCAGTGTCAAAGAGAAGCAGACCAATGTTTTCCGTTGCATCTTTTCATTCTCCCACT TCGACTCGTATTGCACATCCTCCTTTCCAGTCTACTTTTTATCCGGGCAAGACTATGTTTGGTGGATCAACAGCAGCA CGAACAATGACTTGCAAGCGTCTAAGACAGGATGTAGAGCCAGCTGAACCAGTAAGGAAGAAAATGAAGGCAAAGAATG TTGTTAGCCAACCATCATCAGTTCATAGTGAGACAGCCAAGAGAATCTTGGACACAATAGATCGCATGTCTTCTCCCTTGCAG GATGCAAGAAGGATTGCTATGTCTTCTCCATCAGTTGAGAATGCATCTCCTCTTTCATTTTAT CCAACAACTGAACGTCCTCCGCCAGTCAGCCTATTGGCTCACCATCAATTACCTCTGAGTTTTGTTACAACTTCTTCTGCAAACATATCTTCTCATCTAACAAGTGCATTTCCAACACCCCAGCAATCACCAGAACCTCAAGAAGTGGCTAACAAGCAACCTTCTACTACCACTACTTGGTCATTTTTGCCTGCTGTGTGTTCTGCATCAGTTATGACACCCAAAAAGTCTATTTCTTTGCAAATAGAGCCACGTCAGTCAGTGTTATCACATACAGAGACAACTAGCTCCGCAACAACACCGAAACAACTGGCTTACAGTGATGCATCTAGAGGATCAAGCGGAGGCAAAATGAGGGGTGATCGGAAAATTGTTCATTACAAACGTCTGTCATCCGGAGACGAAGAGAATATTGACCAACCTAATCTTCCTGACATTCCTCTTCCTATAGGAAATTCTTTGCCAGTGTTTGATCTGGCACCAACAGTTCCAGCTTCTCTTTCACAGACAATTCCTGCCTCCAGTAACTTCCAGTTCTCTCGGCCATCAGTCAAAGCAGCAAAATACCCATCACAGGTTATACCATCTGGTACTATTCACTTTTCTTTTAGCAATCCGAAGTCTCCACGTGCTGAAACCACAGAAGGAGGCTGTGTTGTTCAGTCGTTAGTCACTATCTCTAGCCAGTCAAACATGGCCTCTCTTTCAGCTGCTGTGTTTACTAAACCTGCTTCATGGCAGTGTGAATCGTGTCTTGTCAGTAACTCTTCATTTTCTTTGAAATGCAAGGCATGTGGGTTATGCAAGAGTCATATTGACAAAGGTATTTCACAATCAAGAAAGAATGTATCAAGTTCGTTGTCTTCCAGTTCATCTGACCAGCAGCTGACTGCTGCACTGTTTACTAAACCTAATTCTTGGACATGTGAGAAATGTATGGTACGTAATCCTTCTAACATAGATACATGCAAGGCGTGCCAAGCCTTGCGACCAACTTGTGACGAGAAGTTCCATGCTCTTGATAAAATGACGACAAGGAAGGTGGTGGCCACGTCAGCATCAACTgacataccatcatcatctTTGGAAAGCTCAGTTTTAGGATTTAACACATCTCATCAATTGACAAGTGCAGTGTGTACAAAACCCAATACATGGCAGTGTAACAAGTGTTCGAGTTCTAATCCATCTGATGTCACTAAGTGTACAACATGTCAATCACCAAAGCCTGCATGTACTACCAAATCAACAGCTGCCACAGCTCCTCTGACTGCTGCAATGTTTACTAAACCCAACTCATGGAAGTGCAACATGTGCTTTATATCTAATCCACCAGACTCCATGAAGTGTAAAGCTTGTGAGACATCCAAACCAGGAAATACGACTAATCCAGCATCTGTAGCAGCTCCTCTGACTGCTGCAATGTTTAGTAAACCCAACTCATGGAAGTGCAACACGTGCTTTATATCTAATCCTCCAGATGCCATGAAATGTAAAGCTTGTGAGACATCCAAACCAGGAAATACGACTAATCCAGCATCTGTAGCAGCTCCTCTGACTGCTGCAATGTTTAGTAAACCCAACTCATGGAAGTGCAACACGTGCTTTATATCTAATCCTCCAGATGCCATGAAATGTAAAGCTTGTGAGACATCCAAACCGGGAAATACAACTAATCCAGCATCTGTAGCAGCTCCTCTGACTGCTGAAGGTCAGTGTAAAGAAGTGAAATTACCAATAAGTCAACCAAGTGATGTAAAAAAGCAACCGAAGCTGTTAACACAAGGATTCAAGTTGACTGGAAGTCTGGTTGGAAAGTCAACATCAACTGATTCTTCTGCTATTGGCAGCTCATCTAATGGATTCAAACTGTCCTCATCTCTTTTGCCATCTACTAAAGGACTAGGAGCTGGATTTGATGGCATTCCTTGTGgaaattacaaaatttcatCAGCTTCATCATTTGGTGAAGGTGGTTTCAAATTAGTTTCAAGCTCGTCTGTGAGCAAGAAATGTGACACCAGTGAATTGAAAGGATGGAAACTACCTAAGGAAATACAAGAGTCGTCATCACAGTCAGTGTCATGTACAGCTAAGTTTGGTGCGAGTAGTCAATCGGAAATTACAGATTCTAGAAATAAGGAAACTAACAGTGGATTCTGCATTGTTGGAACAAACATCCCATCGCTGCCATCAGACCGAACGTTTCGAACAACAACACCTTCAGTTGGATCAGAACTGCAAACTTCAGGGACTTTGATCCATCCGCATCATGATAGCGAGAAGTTGTTTACGAATAAACCATTAACCATTGCTGAATTGGCTGCCAGTGGTCAGCTTACAGTGCAGTCTGCAGTGGAAGAACATCAAGAGACAACGAGTAAACAGGCATTAGATAGAATTGAAGGCAGCAAATCTGAGTCAAAAACAACAGATGGTGCTATTTCTGAAAGTAAACAGAGTGCAGGAAAAGAGATTCACTTTCTGCAGAATGTCTCAACATCTGAATCAAATGCTGCAAAACAAGGTTTAGAAGCATCAACTATACAAAGTGAGTCACGTGGGAAAGGCTTTCAGCTCCTCGTTCCACCAGTTCTAGCAAAGTCTACTGACTTGCCTACTACTTGCTCTTCTGGATCGAATGTGCATGTTAGTGAGTCAAATAGTGGTCAGTTGGGTAGATCTCCAATAGTCACTAATCAATCAGATGTTTTCAAACAGCAAGTTAATCAGACAGTGAATATGAACTCTGATCTATTTGTTTCTTCTGATAAAACTAAAAGGACGTCATCAGGACTGATTGGCAGCTTTAATCAGTCGAGATTTACTTTAAACACAGACTCGAAGTCTGTAGTTGCCTTTGGGAATAATGAAATGTCTGACTTCTCTCGCACTGGGCCATTCACTCTGTCAGGAAATATACAGAGTAAATCAGTCGGTTCTTCAACAAATAATCAGCTGCGTGAAGTGTTTCAAAGTCAAGTTCAATCAAGAGAAGAGTCAAGTACAAATGAGACAAGTCAATCATTGCAGTTTCCTACTCCAGGCAGCTCTCAACAAGCAACCAGGCAAGAAAGTCTCCAGCAAAAGCCAACTTTCAACTTTGGAGTGCAGCAGCAAGGCTCTCAAGAGCAACAAGCAAAGAGTCGAGAGAGTTTTCAGCAAAAGCCAACTTTCAGCTTTGGAGTGCAGCAGCAAAGTTCTCAAGAGCAACAAGCAAGCAGTCAAGAGAGTCTTCAGCGACCAACTTTTAACTTTGGAGTGCAGCAGCAAACTTCGAGAGAGCGACAAGCAAACAGTCAAGAGAGTCAGCAAAAACCAACTTTCAAATTTGGACTGCAGCGGGAAGGCTCTCAAGAGCGATCTTTATCGCTGTTTGGAGGTGTCAGTGGTTCTAATATACAGCCTTCTGGCTCACAGCAGGATGCTACTTTTAGTAGCAAACCCAGCTTTTCTTTACAACCAGGAGCAGACAAGAACCAGGAGAGACCCATATTTGGAACTATGGACCTTAGAACAGCCTCCATGCCTTCTTCACTGCAGATTGGACAGCAGAAACAGAGTTCTATGTTAGGGCAGCCCTCAGCTTTGTCTACTACAATGCAACCATTTCAATTTGGAATGAACCAGACGCAAAGCCATCCCACTTTTCGATTTGGAAGTCAAAGTGGAACATCTCTTCTCCCTGCTAGTAGTTCATCATCAGGACTATTGTCTAACAATCCTTTCAGATTTCCACAACCTGGAGCTGGTGGTGATGCTCCTGATCAGGCAGTAGGTATGGTTGATGTATCATCTGGGTTATCTGATCAGCAACAAAGTGGTGGATATGATTTCTCAAGCTCTTTGCAATCATCTGGCAGTTTTACATTTGGGGGAGATAGCAGTGTAGTGCCTACTCCTTTTGCCAACCAATCTGCTTCTATTTCTAATATGCCATCCAGACTTGGTGGGCGTAAAACAAAGACAGCAGTGCGGAGAGTACCAAAAAAACGATAA